In Brachyhypopomus gauderio isolate BG-103 chromosome 18, BGAUD_0.2, whole genome shotgun sequence, the sequence GCCCCAGCCCGAAGACGTCAACCCGGTGGTCCCGCCCCCGAGGACATCTCGTCGCTTCAGTGTCCTGTTCCTGCGACCCGGAGGGGGTCATCCACGcttcctgttcccgcgacctaAAAGGGGTCaaccacgccggctcctgttcctgCGACCCGGAAGGCCACTGTATCAAGAGAGTGCCGCCattgacaggtaaagggagaaaCATAAAGAGGTaaacattaggaggagacaaaaaaatatgaccacagattattctcacaacaggacaacagtctgtgtgcacgcaaaaaatccccatagcacatacaagcaAGTAGAGTAGGCTTGTGAAGTAGAGAGAGGCATGATTCATTcagatggggaggggggagccagaggccCGGTTTTTGTGTCAAATCTTGCAGTGGAAtgcgagagccatctctgacagtctatgtgtgggggtaggagtaAGTAACCAAGACaacgaccttctgggagaattTTGTTTGTGCGCCAATGCAGATAAACAGGAATGAGGAATTTAGCAAAGAGCCCGTCCTTATGAGCACATGGAACCCCTCTTTAAGTCCAcggtctcccaactgatccaacttcacaCGTAGAGCAATGTTACCATCCATGATTGACTCCAAGCTTTTACTAACAGTCACAGTCTGCgttccaacagctctacccatCGCATAAATCATGTTGGGCAATTTCCATGGGCGTTTGATAACTGACCCCACTCTTTTAATTTCCCGATACACCAGAGCAACACCTAATCCAATTAGCAGAACCCCAGCAATCAAAGTTCCGAATAAAcacgtcctcaacatcttccagggagagatGCGCAAGACACATTATGCCACGTACCCCCTGAGTCAAACAAATATCCAGCTGAGAATGTTTCGTCTGGACATGTAGGTTTTCCCGCACCATGACTCCTCGTGGAAAAAATAGTGTGCGTTGAGAGACCACttgatcaaatccattttctttgtTGAAATTCGAAGAGCAGTGTCAGGGTACTGAGAAGAGACATAGAAGCTAAGCAAAAACCAGAGAAGGGCAGGAGCAAGAGAAAGTGTGACCGTCTCTCGTGAAAGCCATAAGAAGTGAGAGGTAAATGAGGGAAATCGAGATGGTAGAACAAACAAAATTCAACATATGTCCTCGACAATGAGTAGCAGTGATTACTTGCTGAGTATCCACTGAATACACAATATCAAACTGGTGTAGAGATCAAAACAGTGTAGTAGACTTAAGAatatattctacatgtgaaggtgtggagaaCCCAAGAACCCTTTTCTTTTTTGGAAAATTAAACTATGCATTAAATGACTGCTTTACGTTCCCTGAACACAAAAATATCCACTTTTCAGTTTTAACCTTTTATTCCCTAATTTAggatggaggtgaagaagaggaagagaatgagagcggaacctaagatcaggatgtggaagttaaaggatgaggactgtggtgtaaaatacagggatgaggtgaggcaggtactgggtaatggtggtggtgttctggatacctgggatgagacttcaaacgctatgagggatgtggctaggaaggtacttggtgtgacctcaggacagaggaagatagacaaggagttgtggtggtggactgaggaagttcaggaaagtttgagaggaaagcggttgactaaaaagaattgggatttccagtgagatgaagaaagtagacagaggtacaatgAGATGTGttgtaaggcaaagagagcagtggcagaagctaaagagaaggcatatagcaagctgtatgagaagttggacactaaggaaggggaaaaggatctgtacagattggccagacagagaaaccgtgatgggcaggatgtgcagcaggttaggatgataaaggataaaggtggtaatgtgttgtctggtgaggaaagtgtcttgggaaggtggaaggagtattttgaggaactgattaattaagagaatgaaagggaaagaaggttagaagaggtagaggttgtgaatcaggaagtgccccaggtgagcaaggaggaagtaagggcggCAACCCAGTAGTGTCACTCAGCCCCCTTATAATGACCTGGGTTCTTTGGACACCTATGTAAGGCCCTATGTTAAAAATCTTGGCATGATAATGGATTTTAAATTGGATAAACAGATTAATTCTGTTATCAAATCCAGTTTCTTTCAACTGAGGCTTTTAACTAAGGTTAAACCATTTTTTATCTTTCCATGATTTTGAGAAGGTAATGCATGTGTTTATTTCATCCAGACTTGATTCTGTAATGGGCTTTATGCTGGTGTTGGCCAGGTTTCTATCTCACGGCTACAGTTGGTTTAGAATGCTGCTGTTCATCTTTTAACAAAAACACGAAAACGAGAACACATTTCACCTATATTAGCTTCTCTTCATTGGCTTCCTGTCCATTTTAGAATTGAGTTTAAGATTTTGCTTTTTGTGTATGAGTCACTGAATGGTTTAGCTCCTACTTACCTCTCTGAGCTTTTGCAGTCATATATTCCATCTAGGTCACTCAGATCTGCTGGTGGTCCCTAAATCTAGATTGAAGCACAGGGGCGATCGTGCCTTTGCAGTTTTAGCTCCCAAATTACGGAATCAATTGCCATTACACGTTAGAAGTGCCCCTACATTGTTGGTTTTTAAATCCCGACTTAAATCTTATTTTTATTCTTTGGCTTTTTAATGAAACTAAGACTTATTGTGGTTTGTATATTTGTCTGTTTTCTGTGTGTCTTATCTTTTAATTGCTGGACAGCACTTTGTTCAACATTCCGTTGTCTGAAacgtgctttataaataaaattgacattgacattgtaattcggagaatgaagtgtggtaaggcagttggaccagtggaggcatggaaatgtttgggagagacagcagtggagtttttgactgggttatttaacagaatcttcgaaggtcagaagatgcttgatgagtggagatgaagcataatggtgccgatgttcaagaataagggcgacgttcagagctgtagtaattacaggggaataaagttgatcagtcacagcctgaaaatcttggaaagagtagtggaagctaggcttagaggagaggtagagatctgtgagcagcagtatggtttcatgccagctaagtgcaccacagatgctatgtttgctttgagagtgttaatggagaagtatagggaaggacagaaggagttacattgtgtgtttgttgacttagagaaagcttatgatagagtaccgagacaggagctgtggtattgtatgaggaatcAGGAGTAGcagtatgtgagggtggtgcaggatatgtatgagaacagtgtgacagcagtgagatgtgtggtaggaatgacagacgggtttaaagtggggttaggactacatcagggatcagccctgagtcccttcctgttagcaattgtcatggacagactgacggacgaggttaggcaggagtccccttggactatgatctttgctgatgacattgtgatctgtagtgagagtagggagcaggtggtggtgagcttggaaagatatgctttggagagtaGGGGAAtaaaagtgagcaggagtaaaacagagtacatgtgtgtgaattggAGTGCAGATGGTGGacggacaggtccagttacaaggagttgatttggtgatggTTGACGAGTTTATCTaattagggtcgagggtacagagtaatggaggaagtgaaagagaggtaaagaagagagtgcaggcagggtggtgtggaaggcataaagtgtctggggtgatctgtgatagaagggtgtcggctagaatgaaaggaaagatctataggacagtagtgagacctgctatgttgtatggactggagacagtggcactgacaaagagacaggtgaagaagatagaggtgtctgagatggaagatgttgagattctcatttggattGATGACGAAAGAtgggatcagaaatgagtttattagaggatcagaaCATGTAGcatgtgacagaaattattgattagatcatgtttagttattataagagatcattatgaactttatgatttagtacatgtccattctgactaagcagaaggactacaataatgaagtagtgtgattcagtgtaaccatgtt encodes:
- the LOC143482001 gene encoding uncharacterized protein LOC143482001, translated to MKATGKWLCLYVLPGADQTGEGRPRPERGALRHSVSCGLCLPRGRSSSSDPASLSPRDPKEFFGGSSGHSPPQPEDVNPVVPPPRTSRRFSVLFLRPGGGHPRFLFPRPKRGQPRRLLFLRPGRPLYQESAAIDRMEVKKRKRMRAEPKIRMWKLKDEDCGVKYRDEVRQVLGNGGGVLDTWDETSNAMRDVARKVLGVTSGQRKIDKELWWWTEEVQESLRGKRLTKKNWDFQ